In Rickettsiella endosymbiont of Aleochara curtula, one genomic interval encodes:
- the cysQ gene encoding 3'(2'),5'-bisphosphate nucleotidase CysQ: MPQFCMDAALAKNSIAVSMPTEVYCQAMNSLLNDVVSLAKQAGKQVLKIYQSNFTVEYKTDKSPITVADLASHDCICQGLSQLIPDLPIISEESVAASFQKRRCWEKYWLIDPLDGTKEFLEKNGEFTINIALIEQHKPSLGVVFVPSANICYFARKGQGAYKQIGQAQPKVILSRVWEEGQPITAVISRRHGMEELKNFLTQFSRLNLLHCGSALKFCWVAEGLADMYPRFSPTFEWDTAAGQCILNEAGGMVIDNTGQELQYNRSSSLQITDFLAIADRRHHWLDYLK, encoded by the coding sequence ATGCCACAATTCTGCATGGATGCGGCACTTGCTAAAAACTCAATTGCTGTGAGTATGCCTACAGAGGTATACTGCCAAGCTATGAATTCTTTGCTTAATGATGTAGTTAGTCTTGCTAAACAAGCCGGAAAGCAAGTTCTGAAAATTTATCAAAGTAATTTTACTGTTGAATATAAAACAGATAAATCCCCAATAACTGTTGCAGATTTAGCCTCTCATGATTGTATTTGTCAAGGCTTAAGCCAATTAATCCCTGATTTACCAATTATTTCCGAAGAGTCAGTAGCTGCTTCTTTTCAAAAGCGCCGGTGTTGGGAAAAGTATTGGTTAATTGATCCCTTGGATGGAACGAAAGAATTTTTAGAAAAAAATGGCGAATTTACTATTAATATTGCTTTAATCGAGCAACATAAGCCAAGTTTGGGGGTTGTGTTTGTTCCATCCGCGAATATTTGTTATTTTGCTAGGAAAGGACAAGGAGCTTATAAACAAATAGGCCAAGCTCAGCCAAAAGTCATACTTAGCCGAGTTTGGGAAGAAGGGCAGCCGATCACCGCGGTAATTAGCCGTCGACATGGCATGGAGGAGTTAAAAAATTTTTTAACTCAATTTTCTCGATTAAATTTATTACATTGTGGAAGCGCTTTAAAATTTTGTTGGGTGGCTGAAGGTTTAGCCGATATGTACCCACGTTTTTCACCAACGTTTGAATGGGATACAGCAGCAGGACAATGCATACTTAATGAGGCGGGAGGTATGGTCATCGATAATACCGGTCAAGAATTGCAATATAATAGATCATCTTCTCTGCAGATAACTGATTTTTTAGCTATAGCTGATAGACGACATCATTGGTTGGATTATCTAAAGTGA
- the ispD gene encoding 2-C-methyl-D-erythritol 4-phosphate cytidylyltransferase — protein sequence MKYSTNYFAIVPAAGVGNRMQIDLPKQYISINGKKILEYSLSTLLNDSRFKKCVVVINKKDKHWSDLQFSSPHLLTALGGEERCHSVFNGLLALKTFAKKNDWILVHDAARPLLHQSDIDKLVMHLDNHPVGGLLGNPIKSTIKHINNQQFETLDRKKLWEAVTPQMFRYHWLVNALGSAIKKNQFTTDEANAIELFGQQPKMIEGRTDNIKVTDKNDLNLLNYYLSIRPDLNHS from the coding sequence ATGAAATATTCAACTAATTATTTTGCGATAGTCCCAGCCGCGGGGGTAGGTAATCGTATGCAAATAGATTTACCTAAACAATATATATCTATTAATGGAAAAAAAATACTTGAATACTCACTATCCACTTTACTGAACGATTCAAGATTTAAAAAATGTGTTGTGGTCATCAATAAAAAGGACAAACATTGGTCAGATCTTCAATTTAGTTCTCCTCATTTGCTCACGGCATTGGGGGGAGAAGAACGTTGTCATTCGGTATTTAATGGTTTGTTGGCCTTAAAAACCTTTGCAAAAAAAAATGATTGGATATTGGTACATGATGCAGCGCGGCCACTTTTGCATCAAAGCGATATTGATAAGCTTGTTATGCATTTAGATAACCATCCTGTGGGTGGCCTTTTGGGGAATCCAATAAAGAGTACTATTAAACACATTAATAATCAGCAGTTTGAAACTTTAGATAGAAAAAAATTATGGGAAGCGGTAACACCACAAATGTTTCGATATCATTGGCTGGTTAACGCACTTGGTTCAGCTATTAAAAAAAATCAATTTACTACGGATGAAGCCAATGCGATTGAGTTATTTGGTCAACAACCGAAAATGATAGAAGGGCGTACAGATAATATTAAAGTAACGGATAAAAATGATCTGAACTTACTTAATTATTACTTGTCTATTCGACCTGACCTTAATCATTCTTAA
- a CDS encoding FtsK/SpoIIIE family DNA translocase: MKRTRTEEFLQLSLKQRLLEGLLIVSGALALFLFLALWTYHPALHVKASINIAGRWGDQLAHFFFNSFGSLAYLFPALLVYGGWQCFKGRFSSLSFSYSFLILRLLGFITIFIAACGLATLHSTHTTHGYTPGGQLGNIVTKSFIVQFNVVGSTLFLLALLLASTTLATGFSWLNIIDKISNYIVGMPAKITEKIKKLIMYGMKIRASEKIKPHVSTQNKSDILNTTNSKLSPQFNSIINSPLTNTEVAHHNPLSIKPYSSPTTIVSIKKTVTGSSLPSLTLLDPAEKLSKEGYTRDELEQLSRNVELRLKDFGIQVQVVAVHPGPVVTRFEMQPAAGIKVSRITGLAKDLARSLSVISVRIVEVIPGKSVIGLEVPNKHREIVRLSEVLSSTAYQHARSPLSLALGKDIAGHPVIVDLGKMPHLLVAGTTGSGKSVGLNAMLLSILYKATPQQVRLIMIDPKMLELAIYEGIPHLLAPVVTDMKEAANALRWCVAEMERRYKLMAHLGVRNLAGHNQKIQEANDKGQPLNDPFWKPEQGGKAEALEHLPYIIVLIDEFADMMMVVGKKVEELIARIAQKARAAGIHLILATQRPSVDVITGLIKANIPTRISFQVSSKIDSRTILDQQGADQLLGHGDMLYLAPGTGVPIRVHGAFVADQEVHQVVNALKKSAAPEYMLDLTQANLNEGGDLDFLDNSCGEKDVLYDQAVQIVIETRRASISSIQRRLKIGYNRAARLMEDMEKAGLVSAMESNGNRDILIPDRLNE; this comes from the coding sequence TTGAAAAGAACCCGAACTGAAGAATTTTTGCAATTAAGTCTCAAGCAACGCTTATTAGAAGGTCTACTCATCGTTAGCGGTGCTCTTGCCCTTTTTTTATTTTTAGCCCTGTGGACTTACCATCCTGCACTACATGTCAAAGCCTCAATTAACATAGCAGGCCGCTGGGGAGATCAACTTGCTCATTTCTTTTTTAATAGCTTTGGTTCTTTAGCTTATTTATTCCCCGCATTACTGGTGTATGGGGGATGGCAATGTTTTAAAGGTCGTTTTTCCAGTTTATCTTTTAGTTATTCTTTCTTAATTTTACGTCTTTTAGGTTTTATCACTATTTTTATTGCAGCTTGTGGGCTGGCAACATTGCATAGTACACACACCACGCACGGTTATACTCCAGGAGGACAATTAGGAAATATTGTAACAAAAAGTTTTATTGTTCAATTCAATGTAGTCGGCAGCACATTATTTCTATTAGCCCTTTTATTAGCCAGTACTACACTGGCAACAGGTTTTTCTTGGTTAAATATTATCGATAAAATAAGCAATTATATAGTAGGAATGCCCGCAAAAATTACTGAAAAAATAAAAAAGCTAATTATGTATGGCATGAAAATAAGGGCTTCTGAAAAAATTAAACCCCATGTAAGCACTCAGAATAAATCGGATATACTCAATACTACTAACAGCAAACTTTCACCTCAATTTAATTCCATAATAAATTCACCTTTAACTAACACGGAAGTTGCTCATCATAATCCACTTTCTATTAAACCTTACTCTTCGCCTACAACCATAGTTTCGATTAAAAAAACTGTTACTGGATCTTCTCTTCCATCGTTAACTCTATTAGACCCGGCTGAAAAATTAAGTAAAGAAGGTTACACACGGGATGAATTAGAACAGCTATCACGTAATGTTGAACTGCGATTAAAAGACTTTGGTATACAGGTACAAGTGGTAGCTGTGCATCCAGGGCCTGTGGTCACCCGCTTTGAAATGCAACCAGCCGCTGGAATTAAAGTAAGCCGCATCACAGGACTCGCCAAAGATTTAGCTCGTTCATTATCCGTGATTAGTGTACGTATTGTGGAGGTTATTCCTGGGAAGTCCGTCATTGGATTGGAGGTCCCTAACAAACATCGCGAAATTGTCAGGCTTAGCGAAGTACTAAGTTCAACTGCTTATCAGCATGCACGCTCACCACTTTCGCTCGCTCTAGGTAAAGATATAGCCGGCCATCCTGTCATCGTTGATCTAGGTAAAATGCCACATCTGCTTGTTGCAGGAACAACAGGTTCCGGAAAATCAGTCGGTCTCAATGCCATGTTATTAAGCATCTTATATAAGGCCACACCTCAACAAGTTAGACTGATTATGATAGACCCAAAAATGTTAGAGCTAGCTATTTATGAAGGTATTCCACATCTTTTAGCTCCGGTTGTCACCGATATGAAAGAAGCTGCGAATGCCTTACGCTGGTGCGTCGCAGAAATGGAACGCCGTTATAAATTGATGGCGCATTTAGGCGTACGAAATTTAGCAGGACATAACCAAAAAATACAAGAAGCAAATGATAAAGGGCAACCACTCAATGATCCTTTCTGGAAACCAGAACAAGGAGGCAAAGCAGAAGCTTTAGAACATCTTCCCTATATTATTGTATTAATCGATGAGTTTGCCGACATGATGATGGTGGTTGGCAAGAAAGTTGAAGAATTAATTGCCAGGATTGCACAAAAAGCTAGGGCTGCGGGCATACATTTGATTTTAGCGACTCAAAGACCCTCTGTAGATGTTATCACTGGCTTAATCAAAGCAAATATCCCCACACGTATTTCGTTTCAGGTCTCATCAAAAATTGATTCTCGTACTATTCTTGATCAACAAGGTGCTGACCAATTGTTGGGTCATGGTGATATGTTGTATTTAGCTCCAGGGACAGGTGTTCCTATTCGGGTTCATGGTGCTTTCGTAGCTGATCAAGAAGTTCACCAAGTAGTCAATGCCTTAAAAAAATCTGCCGCGCCGGAATATATGCTTGATCTTACTCAAGCCAATCTTAACGAAGGTGGAGATCTAGATTTTTTAGATAACAGCTGCGGTGAAAAAGATGTGTTGTATGATCAAGCCGTACAAATTGTTATAGAAACTCGCCGTGCTTCTATTTCTAGTATCCAGCGGCGACTTAAAATCGGCTATAACCGTGCTGCACGGTTAATGGAGGATATGGAGAAAGCCGGTTTAGTTAGTGCCATGGAAAGCAATGGAAATCGTGACATTCTTATACCCGACAGATTAAATGAGTAA
- the trxB gene encoding thioredoxin-disulfide reductase, giving the protein MSMAQNHRLLILGSGPAGYTAALYAARANLDPVIITGLQKGGQLMTTTDVDNWPGDIEGLKGPVLMERMQKHVERFKSKIIFDHINKVELIDKRTRERLPSFILKGDDEIYHCDALIIATGASAKYLGLPSEKEFMGKGVSACATCDGFFYKGQKVAVVGGGNTAVEEALYMANIADHVFLIYRGSEFFRPEKILLDKLMVKVKTGKISLALDTEVDSILGDEKGVNGIKLINNKTKTLSQLEVQGVFIAIGHTPNTEIFKNQLDMENNYILVKGGNKGFATETSVKGVFASGDVMDSVYRQAITSAGTGCMAALDAEKYLSESESLN; this is encoded by the coding sequence ATGAGTATGGCTCAAAATCATCGACTTCTTATTTTAGGCTCCGGGCCGGCAGGGTATACCGCTGCCCTTTATGCGGCGAGGGCAAATCTTGATCCAGTTATCATTACGGGCTTACAAAAAGGCGGCCAATTAATGACCACTACCGATGTGGATAATTGGCCAGGTGATATAGAAGGGTTAAAAGGACCAGTTCTGATGGAACGTATGCAGAAGCATGTTGAGCGATTTAAAAGTAAAATTATTTTTGATCATATAAATAAAGTTGAACTAATAGATAAGCGTACTCGAGAAAGATTACCTTCTTTTATCCTAAAAGGTGATGATGAGATTTATCATTGTGATGCTTTGATCATTGCTACTGGCGCGTCAGCTAAGTATTTAGGCTTGCCTTCTGAAAAAGAGTTTATGGGTAAAGGAGTTTCGGCGTGTGCTACTTGTGATGGTTTTTTTTATAAAGGTCAAAAAGTAGCTGTGGTCGGTGGTGGTAACACCGCTGTAGAAGAAGCCTTATACATGGCAAATATTGCCGATCATGTTTTTCTAATTTATAGAGGAAGTGAGTTTTTTCGACCTGAAAAAATTCTATTGGATAAATTAATGGTAAAGGTGAAAACTGGAAAGATATCTTTGGCACTAGACACTGAAGTGGATAGCATTTTAGGAGATGAAAAAGGCGTCAATGGCATAAAACTTATCAATAATAAAACAAAGACCCTCAGTCAATTAGAAGTCCAAGGTGTTTTTATTGCTATTGGCCATACACCCAATACTGAGATATTCAAAAATCAATTGGATATGGAAAATAACTATATTTTAGTGAAAGGAGGAAATAAGGGTTTTGCAACTGAAACTAGTGTAAAGGGTGTCTTTGCTTCGGGTGATGTAATGGATTCTGTTTACCGTCAAGCAATTACATCTGCTGGTACAGGGTGCATGGCAGCACTGGATGCTGAAAAATATTTAAGTGAGAGCGAAAGTTTAAATTAG
- the lon gene encoding endopeptidase La — translation MAKQLIGGGATTSKLSEKLPLLPLRDVVVYPHMVIPLFVGRKQSIKALEAAMGGSSAEKKVLLIAQKNPAEDSPTIEGFYQVGTIATILQLLELKDGTVKVLVEGSQRGKVKQFFQEKDYIAAEIEVVGIPPVEPDQEIEVLTRTILSQFEQYVKLNKKIPLEILSTLSSIDNPGRLADMIAAHLTLRIQEKQEILEIFPLKKRLERLLAFLESEIDLLQIQKRIRGRVKKQMERSQREYYLNEQVKAIQKELGESQGVTNELDDLAKRIEKAKMPKEVKDKSISELNKLKSMSPMAAEATVSRNYLDWVLSLPWNKRSKVRYDLDKAQKVLQEAHYGLEKVKERIIEFLAVHQRVKKLKGPILCLVGPPGVGKTSLGQSIAEAIGREFVRMSLGGVRDEAEIRGHRRTYIGSMPGRIMQKMAKVGVKNPLFMLDEIDKMAMDFRGDPAAALLEVLDPEQNHAFDDHYLEVSYDLSEVLFIATANTLNIPPALLDRMEVIRIPGYTEDEKINIAKQHLLPKQLSQNGLKISAKNKELVLAETALQDTIRYYTREAGVRSLEREIAKICRKVVTEIARKPNLKSVTVTTHNLEKYLGVRRYRYGLVEQHDQVGQVSGLAWTEVGGDLLTIEAAVVPGKGKTSYTGHLGEVMQESIQAALTVVRSRAEVLGIPIHFYEKKDIHVHVPEGATPKDGPSAGIGMCTALVSAITKVPVRADVAMTGEITLRGEVLPIGGLKEKLLAAHRGGIREVIIPEENKRDLKEIPKNIQEGLIIHPVRWIDQVLGIALQHSEKNSVKPKARKKREKKLTVPIKLIAKKNQAKINPTTNTR, via the coding sequence ATGGCAAAGCAACTAATTGGCGGCGGGGCAACTACTTCTAAACTTTCTGAGAAGCTTCCGCTGCTCCCTTTACGGGATGTTGTCGTTTATCCTCATATGGTGATACCACTATTTGTAGGTAGGAAGCAATCAATTAAAGCTTTGGAAGCTGCTATGGGGGGATCTAGTGCAGAGAAAAAGGTTTTACTCATTGCACAAAAAAATCCAGCTGAAGATAGCCCTACTATTGAGGGTTTTTATCAAGTTGGAACAATAGCTACCATTTTACAATTGTTAGAGCTGAAAGATGGCACTGTTAAAGTGCTGGTTGAAGGTTCTCAACGAGGTAAAGTTAAACAATTTTTCCAAGAAAAAGATTACATTGCTGCAGAAATTGAAGTCGTAGGTATACCCCCTGTTGAGCCTGATCAAGAGATCGAGGTTTTGACACGAACCATTCTGAGTCAATTCGAGCAATACGTTAAATTAAATAAAAAAATTCCGTTAGAGATTTTAAGCACTTTATCGAGTATTGATAATCCAGGTCGGTTGGCTGATATGATCGCAGCACATTTGACGCTTAGAATTCAAGAGAAACAAGAGATACTAGAGATTTTTCCATTAAAAAAACGTCTAGAACGCTTGTTAGCTTTTCTCGAAAGTGAAATTGATTTATTGCAAATACAAAAGCGAATTCGTGGGCGCGTTAAAAAGCAGATGGAAAGAAGCCAGCGCGAATATTATTTAAATGAGCAGGTTAAAGCGATTCAAAAGGAATTGGGTGAATCTCAAGGCGTTACGAATGAACTTGATGATCTCGCAAAACGGATTGAAAAAGCAAAAATGCCTAAAGAGGTGAAGGATAAATCAATTTCTGAACTAAATAAATTAAAGTCCATGTCGCCTATGGCCGCTGAAGCGACGGTGAGTCGAAATTATTTAGATTGGGTTTTATCCCTTCCTTGGAATAAACGGAGTAAAGTTCGTTACGATTTAGATAAAGCACAAAAAGTATTACAAGAAGCACATTATGGTTTAGAGAAAGTCAAAGAACGAATTATTGAGTTTTTAGCGGTTCATCAGCGCGTTAAAAAATTAAAGGGCCCTATTTTGTGTTTGGTAGGACCACCTGGTGTGGGTAAAACTTCCTTAGGACAATCCATTGCAGAAGCTATAGGACGTGAATTTGTACGCATGTCTTTGGGTGGCGTGCGTGATGAAGCGGAAATTAGAGGACACCGGCGTACGTATATTGGATCCATGCCGGGTCGAATTATGCAAAAAATGGCTAAAGTTGGGGTCAAGAATCCTCTATTTATGCTTGATGAAATTGATAAAATGGCGATGGACTTTAGAGGTGACCCAGCAGCGGCATTGCTTGAAGTATTAGATCCCGAGCAAAACCATGCTTTCGATGATCATTATCTAGAAGTAAGTTATGACTTATCTGAAGTTTTGTTTATTGCAACCGCAAATACCTTGAATATTCCGCCAGCTTTATTGGATCGTATGGAGGTCATTCGTATACCTGGCTATACCGAGGATGAAAAGATTAATATTGCTAAACAGCATTTATTGCCTAAACAACTGAGTCAGAACGGCTTAAAAATTAGTGCAAAAAATAAAGAATTAGTTTTGGCAGAAACCGCACTGCAGGACACCATTCGTTATTATACACGCGAAGCAGGGGTTCGTAGTCTGGAGCGCGAAATTGCTAAAATTTGTCGAAAGGTGGTTACAGAAATAGCGCGTAAACCTAACTTAAAGTCAGTTACCGTTACCACTCATAATTTAGAAAAATATCTTGGTGTTAGACGTTATCGTTATGGGTTAGTTGAGCAGCATGACCAAGTTGGACAAGTAAGTGGCTTGGCATGGACAGAGGTTGGCGGTGATTTATTAACTATCGAGGCTGCGGTTGTACCTGGAAAAGGTAAAACAAGTTATACGGGCCATTTGGGCGAAGTGATGCAGGAGTCTATTCAAGCCGCATTAACTGTCGTTCGAAGTCGCGCTGAAGTCTTAGGCATTCCTATTCATTTTTATGAAAAAAAGGATATCCATGTGCATGTTCCTGAAGGAGCGACACCTAAAGATGGGCCTAGTGCTGGGATTGGCATGTGTACTGCATTGGTTTCTGCGATTACTAAAGTACCTGTACGAGCTGATGTCGCGATGACAGGAGAAATAACTTTACGCGGTGAAGTTTTGCCGATTGGTGGTCTAAAAGAAAAATTACTTGCAGCCCATCGTGGGGGAATACGTGAAGTTATTATCCCTGAAGAAAACAAACGAGATCTTAAGGAAATTCCAAAAAATATTCAAGAAGGTTTAATTATTCATCCTGTTCGTTGGATAGATCAAGTTCTGGGTATTGCTCTACAACATTCAGAAAAAAATTCAGTGAAACCCAAAGCCAGGAAAAAACGTGAAAAAAAATTGACTGTACCTATCAAATTAATCGCTAAAAAAAATCAAGCCAAAATTAATCCTACAACAAATACTCGCTAG
- a CDS encoding malate dehydrogenase, translating into MNKKPIKIAITGAAGQIGYALLFRIASGQMFGLDQPVILHLLELEKSLPVLHGTAMELDDCAFPLLKNIVCTSQLNESMKDINWAILVGSMPRKEGMERADLLKINGGIFAPQGKAINAHAAADVKVFVVGNPCNTNCLIAMHHAPDIPKDRFFAMTLLDENRARAQLAKKAAVSVDEVTQMAIWGNHSSTQYPDFYNAKIANRPAVEMISDKNWLENDFIPIVQTRGAAVIKARGASSAASAANAVVGSIYHLTHDTKKDDFFSVAACSMGQYGVDKGLIFSFPSRVDNGQFSIVNGIQHNPFGQEKIKLTLNELRAEKDEIKKMGLI; encoded by the coding sequence ATGAATAAAAAACCGATTAAAATAGCCATTACCGGAGCCGCTGGCCAAATAGGCTATGCTTTATTGTTTCGTATCGCATCAGGTCAAATGTTTGGTCTAGATCAGCCTGTCATACTTCACTTATTAGAATTAGAAAAGAGCCTTCCGGTGTTACATGGAACGGCTATGGAGCTCGATGATTGTGCTTTTCCTTTATTAAAAAATATTGTTTGTACCAGTCAATTGAATGAGTCAATGAAGGATATTAATTGGGCAATTTTAGTCGGTTCTATGCCGCGTAAAGAAGGGATGGAGCGTGCAGACCTTTTAAAAATAAATGGGGGTATATTTGCTCCGCAAGGAAAGGCAATCAATGCCCATGCCGCTGCCGATGTAAAAGTGTTTGTGGTAGGAAATCCTTGTAATACCAATTGTTTGATCGCTATGCACCATGCTCCAGATATCCCCAAAGATCGTTTTTTTGCTATGACTTTATTAGATGAAAATCGAGCGCGTGCGCAATTGGCTAAAAAAGCCGCGGTTTCTGTTGATGAAGTGACGCAAATGGCAATTTGGGGGAATCATTCGTCAACACAGTATCCTGATTTTTATAATGCTAAAATCGCGAATAGGCCAGCTGTTGAAATGATTTCTGATAAAAATTGGCTAGAAAATGACTTTATCCCAATAGTGCAGACACGCGGCGCTGCAGTTATCAAAGCTAGGGGAGCATCCTCTGCTGCTTCGGCCGCTAATGCAGTAGTAGGGAGTATCTATCATTTAACACATGACACAAAAAAAGATGATTTTTTTTCGGTTGCTGCCTGCTCGATGGGTCAATATGGAGTTGATAAAGGGTTAATATTTTCTTTTCCTAGCCGCGTTGATAATGGCCAGTTTAGTATAGTGAATGGTATTCAGCACAATCCATTTGGACAGGAAAAAATTAAATTGACTCTAAATGAATTACGTGCCGAAAAAGATGAAATAAAAAAAATGGGTTTAATTTGA
- a CDS encoding HU family DNA-binding protein yields the protein MNKSDLVDVIVEAAQVPKNVAGKTLEKILESITKALCKGEDVSLVGFGTLCVRHRKARTGRNPKSGESIQIKASNAVAFKSGKALKDAVQKE from the coding sequence ATGAATAAATCAGATTTAGTTGATGTTATTGTGGAAGCAGCACAAGTTCCAAAAAACGTTGCCGGAAAGACTTTAGAAAAAATTCTAGAATCCATTACAAAAGCTTTATGTAAGGGAGAAGATGTTAGCTTGGTTGGCTTTGGTACGCTTTGTGTTCGTCATCGTAAAGCACGTACAGGACGCAATCCAAAATCAGGAGAATCCATACAAATAAAAGCAAGTAATGCGGTAGCTTTTAAATCAGGAAAGGCATTAAAAGACGCCGTGCAAAAAGAGTAG
- a CDS encoding SurA N-terminal domain-containing protein: protein MLQSIRDRTQGWITSTVIGLLIIVFALWGIHGYLELNTGGNNKVVAKIAGQTLIQSDFDKAYQRVYQQARDSLGKNFSNNEEMIKQLREQTLQEWKTTQVLVQAALQSKYRISQTLIDSVLLQIPAFQSNGRFSVEKFYTVLQALNYTKLQFLTDIKKTLLINQVQQGITQSAFALPQDLNNYVKYIHQNRDFAYLIIPHSRFLHQQFTPPDSKIFAYYLQNKQNFSQPEQARIEYIQLSFEDEKEFLENRDILANLTYIHSDSLAIAAKKLGLAIRSTAFFGKAGGEEGLSKNPKIIAATFSQDVLQGNNSSVININPSTAIVLRIKKYQPAGIQPFNAVREKIKEILNKQMAISEAQKFGENLLKNSEKTGAIPANLDGRNLKWKFAQQVNRYDSKLNNDIVSTAFALTPPNKNISNLLSMKGFSLENGDYALIRLIAVHDEKYRSKVNDTSQDHYLEEIAKSFGQLDYTLYVNNLLKKSHTLPVLPLNW from the coding sequence ATGTTGCAGTCCATTCGTGATAGAACTCAAGGCTGGATAACCAGTACAGTAATCGGATTATTAATTATCGTTTTTGCTCTCTGGGGGATCCATGGCTATTTAGAGCTTAATACGGGAGGAAATAATAAGGTCGTAGCTAAGATCGCCGGTCAAACATTAATCCAAAGCGATTTCGATAAGGCTTATCAACGTGTGTATCAACAAGCGCGAGATAGTTTGGGAAAAAATTTTTCTAATAATGAAGAAATGATCAAGCAATTGAGAGAACAAACTTTGCAGGAATGGAAAACAACACAAGTTTTAGTTCAAGCGGCTTTACAATCCAAATACCGCATTAGTCAGACCCTAATCGACTCGGTTTTATTGCAAATTCCAGCATTTCAATCCAATGGTCGTTTTTCTGTTGAAAAATTTTACACGGTACTACAGGCTCTAAATTATACTAAGCTTCAGTTTCTAACGGACATAAAAAAAACACTGCTGATTAATCAGGTGCAGCAAGGAATAACACAAAGCGCATTTGCTTTACCTCAGGATCTCAATAATTATGTAAAATATATTCATCAAAACAGAGATTTTGCTTACCTTATTATTCCTCACTCAAGGTTTCTTCATCAGCAATTTACGCCACCGGATTCGAAAATCTTTGCTTATTATCTGCAAAATAAACAAAATTTTAGCCAGCCAGAACAAGCTAGGATTGAATATATTCAGCTTTCCTTTGAAGATGAAAAAGAATTTCTGGAAAATAGAGATATATTAGCTAATTTAACTTACATTCACTCTGATTCCTTGGCCATCGCAGCAAAGAAATTGGGTTTAGCGATACGCTCCACAGCTTTTTTTGGTAAGGCTGGCGGAGAAGAAGGATTGAGTAAAAATCCAAAAATAATTGCCGCTACATTTAGTCAGGATGTTTTGCAAGGAAATAATAGCTCAGTGATTAATATTAATCCGAGTACCGCTATTGTTTTGCGAATCAAAAAGTATCAGCCTGCGGGGATACAGCCTTTTAATGCGGTGCGAGAAAAGATTAAAGAGATTTTGAATAAACAAATGGCTATTTCTGAAGCGCAGAAATTTGGCGAAAATTTACTTAAAAACTCAGAAAAAACTGGTGCTATTCCTGCAAATCTTGATGGCAGAAATTTAAAATGGAAGTTTGCTCAGCAAGTAAACCGATATGATAGTAAATTAAATAATGATATAGTAAGCACCGCATTTGCGTTAACTCCACCAAATAAGAATATTTCTAATTTGTTATCGATGAAAGGTTTTAGTCTGGAAAATGGAGATTATGCATTGATCAGATTAATCGCAGTTCATGATGAAAAATACCGATCCAAAGTAAATGATACGAGTCAGGATCATTACCTTGAAGAAATAGCTAAAAGTTTTGGTCAGTTAGATTATACGCTTTATGTAAATAACTTATTGAAAAAATCCCATACTCTGCCTGTGTTGCCGCTCAATTGGTAA